GCTTTATAAACAGCATCAGTTGCATTACGTGTAGAATTATTTTTCACGACGTGATCAATTGTAAATGCACCTGCACCATTAGCTGCCGGTTCATTTACATTAACAACTGTAGAGTTACTATGATTAGCACGAACATTAGAGTTTGTAACAGGTTGGCCACCATAACCGTTTGAAGGGTTAATGATATCTAACACTTGAATCACTTGACCATTCAACGTAAATTGACGTTGACCATCAGTTGTCGCATTTGATTGTGAATAACCAGTCGTTCTATAGTTAGGACTTCCACCAGCTTCAGCCTGTGCTTTTTCATTACCAGTAATGTTATTACGCAATCCAGGCACTGTAGTTGTTGCTTTTAACATTGTTAAAATGTCATTCGTCGTAATTTGAGTACCTAATGTCGCATCATAACGATAAATTAATGATTTATGGTCATCAGACCAAGATAGACCACCATCAGTTGGTCGATTTGCAATTTTCGCATTTGTCCAAGATACTGTGTAATCTTGTGGGAAATTAATCCAGCGCAAGAAATTCATATTTGTAAGATTAGACGTGAACGATTTTGTTAAGCGACCTTTATTAATATTGACTGTAATTGTACTTACATTGGCCCCATTTGGTGTATTTGTTACTGAAATATCACCTTCTGTAAACGTAATTACATCTCTATTCGCATTAATAAATGCTTGTTTAACTTTTGAAATTTCATCAGCTGTTAAGTCATATGTTGATGTACGATAGACACGTTGATCGCCTTCAGGTTGTTTCACATCAACTATTTTCAATGTGATATAGAAATCTTCAGTGTCTTTATGATACGCATTTGAAGCAGTTATATGGTATAACTGTGTTCCTGCGTTCATTTGACTTACTTCTTGAGCTGTTGGAATCGTTCTATCAGATGTAATATTTGTAAATGTTCCACTCGGAATAGCCTGTCCATTGCTTAAAGTGAAATATTGTTTAATATCACCAATACTAAATGATTGTCCTTTAGCAATTGTTACTGTTGCCGTTTTAGGGGCATTGGCAGTTTGATATTCAGACTTCACAATCGGTTCATATGTCATCACATTTGTAGCATCAAGTGTTGTTGATGAGCCATCACGGTAATGTAAAGTAACATTGCCATTATTATCGACAGTTACTGGATCAGATGAAGCTAAATAACCTCTTATATTTTGGTTTTTGTTCATAAAGGCAGTAATAATGCTTTGCTTTTCATTATTAGATACAGCAGTTGGATTTACAACTACAACTTTTTCTGTATTTCCTAATACAATTGGATGCACATCTTCACTAATTTGTCCTACATGGATTGAAACATGTTTAGATTGATTATCATTCGTCGTATTATTTGCATTATCAGTTGCTGCAACTTTAAAAGTAATATTACTGTTGTAGGCCTGATTCATTGGAACCCTACCAGTAATTGTGATTGTTCCATTATGGTCACTATTAGTTTTAGCTAAATTGGATGTCCATCCGCTTGGTAATGTAGTAATTGTCGTATTTTTTAATCCAGTATGTCTATCAGCTGCTGCAATGGTAAAGCTAACTTCATCGCCGCGATAATATTTTGCATTGATACCAACTGGGTTTTCCAATGTTGGCGGAATGTCGTCTGGCAATATTGTAACTGCATTACTCATATTAGAGGCAACTACATTGTTGTAATAAATCAATGCTCTAACTTGTTTACCTACCGGTGGAATAAACACAACGTAATCTTTAGGTTGTATAGTTATTGTATTATGCACACCATCAGGCGTACCCGTCGCAAGTGTTGTATAACCCGATGGTATTTGATCAGCTTCAGTTCCACCATCTCTTGTTTGAGCTGTTGGCGTAACCAAATAAACTAATGCCGATGGATCTAATGGAATATCTGTAACTGTAACCGGTACTTTTTGTAATGCTGTACCTCTTAATTGCTCTGCTGTCGTTGTAATTCTTGGTGTATGTGGCTTAACACGTATTTCGAACAATTGTTCTTTACGGCCAAAACGTATCGTTCCAAAGTAATCACCTGGTAATAAGTTACCAACAAGTTCAATGTTACGTTCTCTGGCATTGTTAGGTCTATTTGTCGAGTTTTCTATGTGTAATGTACGCGGAATACCGGTAATTTGCCAATCTTTATCTGTAAAGTTTTCATTACTTGTTAAATTAATACGCAATGGTTGAATCGTTGTTACACTACCACCTAAATTTACAGATGCATTCCCTTGGTTACCTGCATATACATAAAAAATTGGATGTCCAGCTTGTCTTGAAGCCGGTTTATCAGCAATATTTTGTGTATCGTCATTTTTATAAAATTTAATATTATGTTGGATTTCAGGTAATACCGTTAAGCTAACAGGTACTAAAGTTTCACTGTTTCCATAAGCATCAGGATAGTCAAAACCAATCATTAAGCGGATTGGATTTTTAGTTCTTGCTGCTTCTTGTAACTTTTGATCAGTAAATAATTGGCTTAATTGATATTCATTTAATCCTTGAACACCACCCGGTCTATAGCCATTAGCATTTGCAGTAGTTGGATAAAATCCTAACACTTTGTTACTTGGTGTCTTAACGTAACTTAAAGGATCATCAACGAAGTCATCAATGTTTAAGTTTGAGCTTTCAAGTACTTTTTTAGTTTGTACGTTACCATGGCTTACTTCAACTCGTTTAGTTGTACCTAAGCGATATGTTCTGTTAACAGTTTGTCTTAAACCATTAAGACGTTGTTGTTGGTCTTGTGTTGATTCAACATATAATTGACTGTACATAAATAATTGATTGTATTCTAATGCACGAGCACCTGCAGCATAATACAATTTATTGATTGTTGGACCTTGCGTTTTAAATGAAATCGTATAACTCGCATCACCTTTACCGATAAAAGTATAAACTTTAGGCACACCAGGTGATTCAGTTGGTCTATCACCGTTAATATATTCAAAGATTTGTCTACCGAAGGCTTTAGTAGCAGCTGTTGCACCAGCTTCACTGAAATAATCTCCTGCACGAGCTAAATCAGTTAAACTATTAATATGAACAGTTGGCCAATCATAGATTACTTGCCCACTTCTATTTCTAATTTTAAAGTCCCACGAACGAGAGTCATTTACACCATATGGCCACATTTGTGTAAGCGGTTTGTTTGCACCTGCTCCTGCACCGTTACTCCATTGTACATTTGTACCGTCTGCATTAACGGTTACAAAGTCAGTGCGTCCAACCGGCACTTGTTCTGCCGGTAAAGCAAACCAGTAAATCATATTATCATGTGGTGCATGTCCTTTATTAAATTTAATAACCCATTGATAACCGTCTCCGGTTTGTTTCGCTGTGATCAGAGCTATTTCCTTTGCAGCTGATGCTTTCAGCGTATTCCAAGGTGTCGTTGGTAAGTTGTATGGTGCCCCTTTATTCGAAGCATTAATATACGTACCTACAGGGTAACCAGAACCATCGTTAGCATTTTCAACATAGTATGATGAGTCTGCATTTTGATAACCAGATACTGATCTAGGTTCTGCTGATCTTGATTCAACTGAACGTGTTTGAATTCTACTTGATCGACGACTTGTCTGTTGACGTTGAGGCATTGTACGAATTAAAGCAACTGCTTGTTCCAATTCTTTGTATGCAAGTTGCAAGTCTTTATTATTAATTGGATCATTGCTACCTAGCAACGTATTAATTTTGTCAAAAATGCCTTTTACATAGTTAAATGTTCCAGAATCTGCATTTTCGCGGTCAATGAAGCGATAATCATGATAATTTGCATCAAAAAATGCTTGTAATTCATTTCGATCATGTTGTACATTACCATTTTCTGTTGCATCTGAAGCAGTTACTATATTTACTTGATGACTTTCTACATGCGTTGCTTCGTTGTCATTTACTGGTTTGTTTGCAACATGATTTTCATTTTGCTCCTGACTAGTTTCTTTTTTATCAGATTGTGGTTTTACAACAGTATCTTTTGTCTCATTTTTAGATTGCTTATTTTGAGATAAAGGTTGTTCATGTTCAGTTGTAGACGGTTGTGCTTCATTTGCACCTACATGGCTTGTTTGATTATTATTCGATTGTTCATTTTCACTAGGCGTAGATAATGTTTGACTATTTTGTGAATTTTGAGAAGATTGTACTTGAGATTCTCGATTCTCAGTCTGCTCATTACTACTTTGTTGCTTCTGTTTAAATTCACTTGCTGGTTGATTTGTTTCTGCAGCATGTGCATGTGATGTATTCAATCCTAAAAATACTAACGTCGCAATGACTGTTGAGAATGTTCCAACTGTATACTTACGAATACTAAACTTTTGAATTTTATCACGATAATTCACAGCTATTGTTCACTCCTTATCTTGTTGTTATGTCTCTGTTGTGTTGTGAATGTATATACATTTGATTGATTGGGTATTGTAATGCGTATCCCATTCTCATTTAAAAAAGAAAATAGATGACGATTCAATACAATTTAACAATCTATCTAAACCATATTGAAATACATTACAACTATGTGTTGAACAATTTATTTATGATCCAGAATATAACAACACAAAATATATTGTTAGGTAAATTGAATTTGTGACAATTTATAATAATTATAAATAAAGTAGTGTAAAAGAGTAATAAAAAACCGTCCTTTTGTTATATCATCTAAAATGATTACACAAAAGAAACGGTTTATTTTATTAGTGTAGCGACTTTTATTATTTCTATCTCAGTCAATTATTTTTTATTGTAATTGTGATACATTTTGTTTTGGTACGAGGAACATAATGATAATGAATGATAAAATTCCCATACCAGCATTTAACCACAATGCTATCATTGCGCCTGTATAAATGTTTGAAATATCAGCAACAATCGCATAAACTGCACCACTTAATGCAACGCCAAAAGCTCCTCCTAAAGATGAAGCCATTTTATAAATACCTGCAGCGACACCTACTTTTTCTAATGGTGCATTCGCTATTGCAGTATCTGTTGATGGTGTCGCATAAATTCCAAGTCCTAATCCAAAGAATAAATAGCCAACGATACAACAAATAACATATATTATTTCTGGTAAGAAAGTTAATGAAATCAGAAACTCTCCGACTATTAGGACTCCTGTACCAATTAACATCGGTTTCTTACAACCAAGTGTCTGAAGTAACTTTTCTCCTACACGAATCATAATAAGTACCATCACTAAATAGGTAATTGACAAACTACCTGCTTGCAATGAAGAATAACCTAAACCTCTTTGCACAAAAGTATTGGCAACAATTAACGTTCCAGCAACACCATTTAGCAAAAAGTTTGAAGCAGTTGCACCTGTATAGGCTTTATTTTTAAATAGTTTAAAATCAATTAAAGGGTTCTTAACATACTTTTCAAGAAATATAAAATAAGCGAAAGATCCAATTGTAATCGCTAGCAAAACGATAAATATCATTGAAGTCACGCCAAATTCTGCACCCTTTGTAATTACTATATTTAAACTTAGTAACATAATAACTAAAACGATTAATCCTTTGATATCGAATTTATTAATTGAAATACTTTTCGCTTTTGTTTCAGGTGTACCTTTAATTAAATACAGCGCAATTAGTGAAATCACGATTGAAAGTATAAAAATCCAACGCCAACCTAAAAGCGTTGCTACTGCTCCTCCAAAAAATGAACAAACACCAGAGCCGCCCCAAGAACCTATTGACCAGTAACTTAACGCACGTTGCCTATCTTTTCCAATATAATAGGATTTTATAATAGATAAAGTAGCAGGCATAATACATGCCGCAGAAAGTCCTTGTACTAATCTACCAATGATTAATAATAAAGGCATGTTAGAAATAATAATTAATAATGAGCCAAGAATACTTAACATAATGCCTATGTTCGTCAGTTTAATACGTCCATATTTATCAGCAAGTCCTCCTGCTCCAACAACAAACATGCCTGAAAATAATGCGGTTATACTCACAGCGATATTTATTGTTCCTATATCTGTATTAAAACTGTCTTCAAGTATTGGTACAACATTAACCAGCGATTGCGCAAATAACCAAAATGTTATAACGCTTAAGACAATTCCTATTAATAATTTATTATCGCCTTCATATATTTCTCTTGACGGCTTTTCCATTTCAATTTGCCTCCCTATACTTTTGAAAACCAGACAAATCTCATTATGAAAATTTGTCTGGTTAATAGAATAATTGAATGATTTTTATTAATTTTAATGTGCAAAACTTTAAATATATGATGAATTCATCCATTTATTCTCAATGCTAATTGTCAAACTTTATGCCGTTTTTTGTTTCTTTTTATAGAAATAAACTGGTATACCTAGCGCTGTAATTAGAATCCCAATAATCGCCAGAATAAATTGCGTAAATAATGTATTAATTAATACAAATGATCCTGCCAGAATTGCAACTAAAGGTATGATTGGATATAAAGGTACTTTATACGGTCTTTCCATATTCGGCTCGCGTTTTCTTAAAATAATTACTGCAACAAAGGACATACAATAGAATAACCAGATGACAAAAATTAACATGTTCGTAATCGTATCAAATGCACCCATTGACATCATGATAATTGCAATCAACAGTTGTATAATTGCTCCAAACCATGGTGCACCTGATTTTGTTAATTTTGCAAACAAGTGACTAAATGGTAATAACTTTCTCTCAGCCATAGCATATGGTACTCGCATACCAGTCATTGTATAACCATTTATCGTACCGTAAACAGATATTAAGATACCAATTGTAATAATTTTACCGCCATATTCACCAAATAATATTTTTGATGTATCGGAAGCTGCATTTAAGTTACCAGCCAGTAATTCAATTGGAAGTGTTAATAAAAATGTCGCATTAATAAGTAAATATACTGCCATAATACAACCGATACCTACTGAAATAGCTAATGGTAAATCTCGCTTAGGTTTTTTAAGTTCACCTGCAACATTTCCAACATGAATCCAGCCATCATATGCAAACATTGTAGCTAATAAACCACTACCAATTGCTGTAAAAAAGCCATTTCCAGAATTACCAGTAGAAGGAATTAATGAAAATGTGATATCCCCTGATTGGAAAATACCAAATATAACGATAACAATAATTGGTATTAGTTTAATTACTAATGTTACAGATTGTAAAATACCACCTGCTTTAGATCCCAAGAAATTAATCAGCACTATAGATAATGCAGAAGCGATAGCTAAAGGAATTAATAATCCTGCTGATAAATGGAATAAATTAATTAATTGTGTCGCAAAAACGATAGCGAGGGCTGCGACGTTTGCTGGAAAATATATAAATGATTGAGCCCATCCTGAAAGGAATCCCCAGAAATCACCATATGTATATTCTATATACTTCGTTAAGCCACCTGTTTCAGGGATTGCAGCAGCAAGTTCTGCTGCTGTTAACCCTGCACAAATGGTAATGATGCCGCCTAGGAACCATACAAATAAGGCCATTCCTGCTGTTCCTGTTACTTCTGTCACGTTTGATATTTTAAAGAATACACCTGAGCCAATAACCGTGCCCATTACGATTGCAAACGCTGAGAAGAAACCTATATTTTTTTGTAATTCTTTACCATTTGACATAATTACACCTCATTTTTAAGATTGGAAGTTTTAACCTACCACACCCTTACTTGTATCCGCGATATTTAATCCATGTTCAATGACACCAGAAACTCTAGTTAAGTCAACGTTTCCTCCTGAAACTAATGCAACGACATTTTTACCCTCTAGCCATTTTTTATCAATTTTCCCACTTAAAATAGCTGCTGTAGGTAATGCTCCTGCACCTTCTGTAATGATTTTGGCACGTTGCATTAAATCTTGCATTGCATGTTCTATTTCCTCTTCTGATACAAGAATAAATTCATCTACTAAATGTTTTACTACTTCGTATGTTTTTTCTCCTGGTACTTTTACATCACAACCATCTGCAATTGTGCTATCTTCACGATGTTCAGTTAAGTCTCTCTTATAGAATGACTCTGCCATGCCATGCACATTTTCAGCTTGAACGCCGATAATATGAATAGATGGGTTAAATGATTTTAAAGCGGTGGCAATACCTGCAATTAGGCCACCTCCACCAACTGGAACAATGACCGTATTAACATTCCAAATATCATCTAAAATTTCTAATCCTATTGTTCCTTGACCAGCCATGACAAACTTATCATCATATGGATGAACAATTGTCATACCATTTTCTTTCGCTAATTCTTCCATATAAAGTCTAGTTTCATTAAAGTTTTTACCTTTTAAAATGACTTTTGCACCATATCCTTTGGTAGCATTCTGTTTAGCAATTGGTGCTGTTTCTGGCATCACAATCGTTGCATCAATATCTAATAATTTTGCTGTCAAAGCTACACCTTGTGCATGATTTCCGGCTGATGCGCCAATAATACCTTTAGCTTTTTGTTCATCTGACAAATGATTAATTTTATTGCTAGCACCTCTAAATTTAAATGAACCTGTAAACTGCATATTTTCAAGTTTTAAATATACGTTACCTTTAGTGATATTTTGACTTAAATACATAGATTTAATAAGAGGCGTTCTGCGAATGAATGGTTTAATGCTTGCTTTTGCTTCTTCGATATCTCCTAAACTTACAATGTGTGCTGTTTGTAATGTTACTGTGTTGGTTGTCATAATTGATTACATCCTTCCGTTTTGTAAATTTTTAGTCCAAATATTGCTTATTTATATAAAAATTC
This is a stretch of genomic DNA from Staphylococcus roterodami. It encodes these proteins:
- a CDS encoding MFS transporter, producing the protein MEKPSREIYEGDNKLLIGIVLSVITFWLFAQSLVNVVPILEDSFNTDIGTINIAVSITALFSGMFVVGAGGLADKYGRIKLTNIGIMLSILGSLLIIISNMPLLLIIGRLVQGLSAACIMPATLSIIKSYYIGKDRQRALSYWSIGSWGGSGVCSFFGGAVATLLGWRWIFILSIVISLIALYLIKGTPETKAKSISINKFDIKGLIVLVIMLLSLNIVITKGAEFGVTSMIFIVLLAITIGSFAYFIFLEKYVKNPLIDFKLFKNKAYTGATASNFLLNGVAGTLIVANTFVQRGLGYSSLQAGSLSITYLVMVLIMIRVGEKLLQTLGCKKPMLIGTGVLIVGEFLISLTFLPEIIYVICCIVGYLFFGLGLGIYATPSTDTAIANAPLEKVGVAAGIYKMASSLGGAFGVALSGAVYAIVADISNIYTGAMIALWLNAGMGILSFIIIMFLVPKQNVSQLQ
- a CDS encoding amino acid permease; its protein translation is MSNGKELQKNIGFFSAFAIVMGTVIGSGVFFKISNVTEVTGTAGMALFVWFLGGIITICAGLTAAELAAAIPETGGLTKYIEYTYGDFWGFLSGWAQSFIYFPANVAALAIVFATQLINLFHLSAGLLIPLAIASALSIVLINFLGSKAGGILQSVTLVIKLIPIIVIVIFGIFQSGDITFSLIPSTGNSGNGFFTAIGSGLLATMFAYDGWIHVGNVAGELKKPKRDLPLAISVGIGCIMAVYLLINATFLLTLPIELLAGNLNAASDTSKILFGEYGGKIITIGILISVYGTINGYTMTGMRVPYAMAERKLLPFSHLFAKLTKSGAPWFGAIIQLLIAIIMMSMGAFDTITNMLIFVIWLFYCMSFVAVIILRKREPNMERPYKVPLYPIIPLVAILAGSFVLINTLFTQFILAIIGILITALGIPVYFYKKKQKTA
- the tdcB gene encoding bifunctional threonine ammonia-lyase/L-serine ammonia-lyase TdcB, which produces MTTNTVTLQTAHIVSLGDIEEAKASIKPFIRRTPLIKSMYLSQNITKGNVYLKLENMQFTGSFKFRGASNKINHLSDEQKAKGIIGASAGNHAQGVALTAKLLDIDATIVMPETAPIAKQNATKGYGAKVILKGKNFNETRLYMEELAKENGMTIVHPYDDKFVMAGQGTIGLEILDDIWNVNTVIVPVGGGGLIAGIATALKSFNPSIHIIGVQAENVHGMAESFYKRDLTEHREDSTIADGCDVKVPGEKTYEVVKHLVDEFILVSEEEIEHAMQDLMQRAKIITEGAGALPTAAILSGKIDKKWLEGKNVVALVSGGNVDLTRVSGVIEHGLNIADTSKGVVG